The sequence CGTGTCTCCTTTTCTCTAAAGAATTTTGGCTACATTCTTATCCATAACTGACGTTGTGTTACTCACCAAAAAACGCCTTCATCGGTCACAAAAAGTACTAATTTCTCAAGAGTTATTTTTTAGCAGACTATTGATGACATTACCAAGTAGCGGTAATTGTTTAAGCACTGCCTGAATCAATACAACGGTGGAGGTATCCCTTAGTTGTTCGGATGAGCGCAAGGTAAATACACCCGTAGTCACATAAACCAAAATTAAACCAATCAAGGCGATCGCCAACTGAACGATGGTCAAGGTTTTCGCAAGGGTGAGGACAACACCGAGAGAAATCAGCAGCAAAAAGGCAAAGATTGAAGCATTAACGAAAGTGCTGGGAAGTTTTGGGTCGGGCTTGGGCTGAGAATTTTCAGAATCAGTCACGGGATTTGGGGTAATAGTGACGGTGCTATCTCTAATCGTAATGTCTCTAAGGAATTCTGCGTCTCTCGCCGGAGAAGGCAGATTGCTCATTGGGTCATAAATCCCTTCGATTAGTCCCTTAACGTCAACTCCTGCAAAGCTATAGCGACATTCAATGGTTTTGCGATTGGCGGCGATCGCCCTCTGGATATCCTTTAGCGGAAAAAGATAGGGATTAGATTTGGGTTTACACTGGGGACAGTTGCAGGGAATCAGTTTATCAACTTTCAGACCATGGAAAGAATCATGGATTTTGTCTAGTTCATGGAAAATGATCGTTAATAAATTACGCCGATGGTCGCCGCGCACTCGAATGGTGATTCTACGTTGAGGCAGGTTTTCGATCACCTCCGCATCAGTATTATCTTTCGTGAGAATGACACCGCTACGCCACACTAAACCTTGATTTTTTATTAGTCGGTTCATCACCACAATAAAACGGCTAATAATTCCCTTTGGCATAAACTCATAGTCGTATTCAGCAACAAGATTATTTTTATGTTTCCAGCCATAGTTCGGTTGTTGGGGGTCAAGAAGTTGAGGCGAAATATAGTTATTTGCAGTTTCTGTAATGCGGTAACAAAGCTGGAACTTTAGCATCAATTGCAAGACTTCATCCTGCATATTTTCAAAGGCAGTATTAATCGCAATCAGGCTCAGATCTTTGCGACTAAATGTGCCATAGTTCTCAATAATTTCGGGGTGGTCGAGGATTTGATAAACAGCATCGGTCGCCCATTCGGGACTGAGAATCACGGTTTTATTGAGCAGTGGGTCATCCTGAAAATGCAGAATAATGCCAAGGTCATGGAGATATTGGCTCAGGGAAAGTTTATCGGTATTTTCTTTAAAACCAAAGTCATCACATAGTTCGAGATAGCTTTCTATGGTGATGTAATTGTGTCCATCAGTTTCGAGGAAAGTTCGCAGATTTGTCCAAGTTTTTGGCAGTGGGTCGCCGATGTGGTCTAGAGTCTGGAGATAGGCTTGAATTTTATTGACGAGTTTGGGGATTTCTTCGCTCTTTGATAAATCTAGGGAAATTATTTCTTTGATATTTCGGAACTGTCCCCGCAGGGCATTTTCATTAATTTTGCGTTTGCGTCCAAATTTTTCATTGAGCAGAATAATGGCAGGACTTTTCTTACCAAGGAGCTGGATAATATTAAGCCAATAGTCAAAGTCGGTATCTTCTTTGCGTTCGTTGGCAACGAGAATATAAAGGGATCTTTCTGTTAGGAAAAAGCGGTGGGTCGCATGGTAAATTTCTTGTCCACCAAAATCCCAAATATTCACCCGAAAATCATTGTCTCGATACGAAAAAATGTATTCGTGGATATCGATGCCGTGGGTGGTGTCTTCGGGTTGAAGTTCGTAATGTTGATCGAGAATTTTATTAGCCAAGGTTGTCTTGCCTGCGCCTGCTTCACCCACAATTAAAAGCTTCGCTTCGTAGAGTTTGGCAATGCCTTCTTCTCGGATTTGTTTGTAATAGTTCCGAATGCCCTCTAAACCCTGCTCAAAAACAATTTCTGGCGGCGGAACTTCAATTGGATTGCGACGAACATCAAACTTTTCTAGCTTTGGAAGTTGGGCGATCGCCTCTGGCACTTCTTGTATTTGATTTTTGCAAAGATTTAGGTTTTCTAAGTTTTTCAAGTAGGTAATACTTTCTGGGATTTCAGGTATTCTATTTCTATCGATATAGAGTTGACTAAGAT comes from [Limnothrix rosea] IAM M-220 and encodes:
- a CDS encoding COR domain-containing protein, yielding MSKTPQWVLDKIEEVKVKGSTELDLSAPRNNRGNLDAIPIEIYELTFLKALRINYQKIREIPQEISHLQHLSEISIRHNKINEIPESISQLKNLVKIDLRKNKIQVIPEVFFYSKKLTSFSVNGNKITTIPNEISHAQSLTHIDFGRNLITYIPDEVAELKYLEILHLGSNNLRVIPDIISCLSNLKKLNLNRNQIKKIPHSLFQISSLQELFLNNNQISIIPEDIAKLSHLYKLDIANNSLLEFPKSILNLEHLSQLYIDRNRIPEIPESITYLKNLENLNLCKNQIQEVPEAIAQLPKLEKFDVRRNPIEVPPPEIVFEQGLEGIRNYYKQIREEGIAKLYEAKLLIVGEAGAGKTTLANKILDQHYELQPEDTTHGIDIHEYIFSYRDNDFRVNIWDFGGQEIYHATHRFFLTERSLYILVANERKEDTDFDYWLNIIQLLGKKSPAIILLNEKFGRKRKINENALRGQFRNIKEIISLDLSKSEEIPKLVNKIQAYLQTLDHIGDPLPKTWTNLRTFLETDGHNYITIESYLELCDDFGFKENTDKLSLSQYLHDLGIILHFQDDPLLNKTVILSPEWATDAVYQILDHPEIIENYGTFSRKDLSLIAINTAFENMQDEVLQLMLKFQLCYRITETANNYISPQLLDPQQPNYGWKHKNNLVAEYDYEFMPKGIISRFIVVMNRLIKNQGLVWRSGVILTKDNTDAEVIENLPQRRITIRVRGDHRRNLLTIIFHELDKIHDSFHGLKVDKLIPCNCPQCKPKSNPYLFPLKDIQRAIAANRKTIECRYSFAGVDVKGLIEGIYDPMSNLPSPARDAEFLRDITIRDSTVTITPNPVTDSENSQPKPDPKLPSTFVNASIFAFLLLISLGVVLTLAKTLTIVQLAIALIGLILVYVTTGVFTLRSSEQLRDTSTVVLIQAVLKQLPLLGNVINSLLKNNS